A window of the Synechococcus sp. JA-3-3Ab genome harbors these coding sequences:
- a CDS encoding BREX system ATP-binding domain-containing protein translates to MYNYGSTSMSASLVARRAIEALRNGVPNPFAVAELGSWQQEVEEKFWELCNAPSLEPGGMLVKGDFGTGKSHLLLTLQEKAKKQGFATSLVVISKELPLGNPSRLIPRILAEIELPDMAERGLQGIAARLQYKQPSFQEFQLSVNQWRFGEGWWPATLALHQRLEGDDEKLDAIVRFWAGEPTLRLSEVRQRLRDHGLAGAYSVSKLPPAESLHWQRLAFSAQLCRAIGLRGLVVLVDEIELIAQYSILQRVKSYRVLGHLFGKETLPEELKAAPLILAGAVTRDFEQSILQEKGDREKAPEMARQKHISEEAVKAGMEAIQQAIPLRSCSEAQEAIQAMLHKVADLYQKAYPDWVRPSRSELPPLYGTTTVRSIIRRWITEWDVRRYYNPTGTVQIEEDKATGHTPTEEIQELEEEA, encoded by the coding sequence TTGTACAACTATGGTTCAACTTCAATGAGCGCATCACTTGTAGCCCGACGAGCGATTGAAGCGCTGCGAAACGGTGTTCCCAATCCATTTGCAGTTGCAGAACTTGGCTCCTGGCAACAAGAGGTCGAAGAGAAGTTTTGGGAATTATGCAACGCCCCCAGCTTAGAGCCTGGGGGGATGCTCGTGAAGGGGGACTTCGGAACTGGTAAGTCTCATCTTCTACTAACTCTGCAGGAAAAAGCAAAGAAGCAGGGTTTTGCCACCTCGCTGGTTGTCATCTCTAAAGAGCTGCCTCTTGGCAATCCTAGTCGCCTAATTCCCCGCATTCTTGCCGAAATCGAACTCCCTGACATGGCTGAGCGCGGGCTTCAAGGCATTGCAGCTCGTCTGCAGTACAAACAGCCTTCTTTCCAGGAGTTCCAGCTTTCGGTTAACCAATGGCGATTTGGAGAGGGCTGGTGGCCGGCTACTCTAGCTTTACACCAAAGGCTAGAGGGTGACGACGAGAAGTTAGACGCTATTGTCCGCTTTTGGGCTGGTGAACCTACCTTGAGGCTGTCAGAGGTGCGGCAGAGACTTCGGGATCACGGCCTGGCAGGGGCTTACTCCGTCAGCAAGCTACCTCCTGCGGAAAGTCTGCACTGGCAGCGCCTGGCTTTCTCTGCTCAGCTATGTCGGGCCATAGGGCTCAGGGGCTTGGTGGTTTTGGTGGATGAGATCGAGCTGATTGCACAGTACAGCATCCTGCAGCGGGTCAAGTCCTACCGCGTTCTTGGCCACTTGTTTGGCAAGGAAACTTTACCTGAAGAACTAAAAGCAGCTCCGCTAATTCTAGCGGGAGCAGTAACCCGCGACTTTGAGCAGTCTATCTTGCAGGAAAAAGGGGATCGGGAGAAGGCACCTGAGATGGCGCGCCAGAAGCATATTTCTGAAGAAGCTGTAAAAGCGGGGATGGAGGCCATTCAGCAAGCTATCCCCCTCCGTTCCTGTTCGGAAGCTCAGGAGGCCATTCAAGCGATGTTGCACAAGGTGGCGGATCTCTACCAGAAGGCCTACCCTGATTGGGTACGGCCATCACGGTCTGAGCTCCCTCCTCTTTACGGCACAACTACCGTGCGGTCAATTATTCGCCGTTGGATTACTGAGTGGGATGTGCGCCGGTACTACAACCCCACTGGTACAGTTCAGATTGAGGAAGACAAAGCGACTGGACACACCCCTACGGAAGAGATCCAAGAACTGGAAGAGGAAGCTTAA
- a CDS encoding DUF3318 domain-containing protein: MYTISEFDRLIQFLPVEIRPEVQIEIGTPDQSRVVQPLWRFPWQKYTRFAIDLSRWQKLSPDQQKIYFLREAVMATELALGDNWSALLLYPALIGAGSMGILVELQMGDNLGVGLAAGLAASAVFLLRKAEKGQKAQVAADEFAVRYASQNGYTSEQAAAILLSALQQVAILEDRVKNDYDTTMRRRNLEFLAQRGLGSGTLTINPKYRNKGQNPNPYQNPFQR; this comes from the coding sequence ATGTACACTATCTCTGAGTTCGATCGCCTGATCCAGTTTCTCCCGGTGGAGATCCGCCCCGAGGTGCAGATCGAGATCGGCACCCCTGACCAATCTCGGGTTGTGCAGCCGCTCTGGCGCTTCCCCTGGCAGAAGTACACCCGCTTCGCCATTGACCTCAGCCGCTGGCAGAAGCTGAGCCCTGACCAACAAAAGATCTACTTTTTGCGGGAAGCGGTGATGGCCACCGAGCTGGCCTTGGGGGATAACTGGTCGGCCCTGTTGCTGTATCCCGCGCTGATCGGGGCCGGCAGCATGGGCATTTTGGTGGAGTTGCAGATGGGGGATAACCTGGGCGTGGGCTTGGCAGCCGGCTTGGCGGCGTCGGCGGTGTTTCTTTTGCGCAAAGCAGAGAAAGGCCAGAAGGCCCAGGTGGCAGCCGACGAGTTTGCCGTGCGCTACGCCTCCCAAAATGGCTACACCTCCGAACAGGCGGCTGCCATTTTGCTGAGCGCGTTGCAGCAGGTGGCCATCCTGGAAGATCGCGTCAAGAACGACTACGACACCACCATGCGCCGCCGCAACCTGGAGTTTCTGGCGCAGCGGGGCCTGGGATCCGGCACCTTGACCATCAATCCCAAGTACCGCAACAAGGGCCAGAACCCCAACCCCTACCAAAATCCCTTTCAGCGTTGA
- a CDS encoding YajQ family cyclic di-GMP-binding protein, which translates to MASTYSFDIVSDFDRQELVNAVDQARREIKQRYDLKDTQTEIELEEGSLIITTASEMALNSIRDLLLTKAAKRGLSLKIFDFQPPESAGGNRVRQVVRLKKGIDAALAKQIAKQIRDNFKKVQPSIQGDLVRVSGKDKDELQAVIQMLKQQDYPVALQFVNYR; encoded by the coding sequence ATGGCCTCTACCTACTCATTCGATATCGTCAGCGACTTCGACCGGCAGGAACTGGTGAATGCCGTGGATCAAGCCCGGCGGGAGATCAAACAGCGCTATGACCTCAAGGATACTCAGACAGAAATCGAGCTGGAGGAGGGATCCCTGATCATCACCACCGCCAGCGAGATGGCTCTCAACTCCATTCGCGATCTCCTCCTCACCAAGGCGGCCAAGCGGGGCCTCTCCCTAAAGATCTTCGACTTTCAACCTCCGGAGAGTGCCGGCGGCAACCGGGTGCGCCAGGTGGTTCGGCTGAAAAAGGGCATCGATGCGGCGCTGGCCAAGCAGATTGCCAAACAAATCCGCGACAACTTCAAAAAAGTGCAGCCCTCCATTCAAGGGGATCTGGTGCGGGTTTCCGGCAAAGACAAAGATGAGCTGCAGGCGGTCATTCAAATGCTCAAGCAGCAGGATTACCCGGTGGCGCTCCAATTTGTCAATTACCGATAG
- a CDS encoding SDR family oxidoreductase codes for MADVVLITGASEGIGRATAFTFARGGYRLALAARTAETLRQTAIELEQSLNAEVLAVPTDVTQPEQVQNLVERTLERYGRIDCLINNAGICLKGPFLQTTLEHWQALMAVNFWGYLYTIRAVLPDMLKRKKGQIINVGSVGGKMPLPQMSAYCASKYAVSGLTEALRLELQPHGIQVIGVHPGIVSSNFLKRAIFLDEGGPESSPDGQSQASGGKAREQMQQALESFWASRPEEVAAAIWDAARQSKSEVVVGMAQWAVGAYALFPELVGPLLQRAAGRP; via the coding sequence ATGGCCGATGTTGTTTTAATTACAGGCGCTTCCGAAGGCATCGGCAGGGCCACGGCCTTTACCTTTGCCCGTGGCGGCTACCGCTTGGCGCTGGCTGCCCGTACCGCCGAAACCCTGAGACAAACCGCCATCGAGCTGGAGCAAAGCCTAAACGCCGAGGTCTTGGCCGTTCCCACCGATGTCACGCAGCCAGAACAGGTGCAAAACCTGGTGGAGAGAACCCTAGAACGCTATGGCCGCATCGATTGCCTGATCAACAACGCCGGCATCTGCCTGAAGGGCCCTTTTTTGCAAACCACCCTGGAACACTGGCAGGCGCTGATGGCGGTCAATTTTTGGGGCTACCTGTACACCATCCGGGCCGTGCTCCCCGATATGCTGAAGCGCAAAAAAGGTCAGATCATCAACGTGGGATCGGTCGGCGGCAAGATGCCCCTGCCCCAAATGAGCGCCTATTGTGCCAGCAAGTACGCGGTCAGTGGGCTGACGGAGGCGCTGCGGCTGGAACTGCAACCCCACGGGATCCAGGTGATCGGCGTCCATCCGGGCATTGTCAGCAGCAATTTTCTCAAGCGAGCCATTTTTTTGGATGAGGGGGGGCCGGAGTCCTCTCCCGATGGCCAATCGCAAGCCTCAGGTGGGAAAGCCCGCGAGCAAATGCAACAGGCGCTGGAGAGTTTTTGGGCCAGCCGGCCAGAAGAAGTGGCCGCAGCCATTTGGGACGCCGCTCGCCAGTCCAAGTCGGAGGTGGTGGTGGGCATGGCCCAATGGGCAGTAGGAGCCTATGCCCTTTTCCCAGAGCTGGTGGGCCCGCTGCTGCAAAGGGCCGCTGGCCGACCTTGA
- a CDS encoding FHA domain-containing protein, whose translation MVDSAPSPPSAQQHILVVEDRDGRRSQVLTSAKYFIGRDLANDICLNSQYASRYHAMLLRVPAEKEGEYYYRILDGDLEGRPSTNGLLINGQKISTHQLKSGDVISFGPDAKATYIVKTS comes from the coding sequence ATGGTTGATTCTGCGCCTTCTCCTCCGAGTGCTCAGCAGCACATCTTGGTCGTGGAGGATCGAGATGGCCGCCGCAGCCAGGTGCTGACCTCTGCGAAATACTTCATTGGTCGCGACCTGGCCAACGACATCTGCCTTAACTCCCAGTACGCCTCCCGCTACCACGCCATGCTGCTGCGCGTTCCTGCTGAGAAGGAGGGAGAGTACTACTACCGCATTCTCGATGGCGATCTGGAGGGTAGGCCCAGCACCAACGGCCTGCTGATCAACGGCCAGAAAATTTCTACCCACCAACTTAAGTCGGGGGATGTCATCAGCTTTGGTCCGGACGCCAAGGCCACCTACATCGTCAAGACCTCCTAG
- a CDS encoding lipopolysaccharide biosynthesis protein, with protein sequence MDRAEQQRLRQAAWLMVGNGLRLGLSGAYFILLARLLGPEAFGVFSAILACSNLAAPFGYWGQSELLIQRLSNRRSAAAAPEISPSLWLAGLGCGGMALLLAPLLSLWLAETSPLLVGILLASDLLFIAIPEVYRGILIGQEQVAGVALIDTGMALGRLGAVLLAVALGWGSLTQWAILYGLMVLAVLLLMARGMGRWSKPSPPLAWRDLGERLVAGWDFAVGLAAAKTFTDLDKLLLPRLASAAAGGLYSAAYRVINFSQTPMIALLTSHFAELCRQGQKSLPQGCRYAWHLSPWVAGYGSLAALGVALGSYGIPWVLGSAYQETALILRWLSPVILLEGIHLLLSHLLTGSGLQKPRSRLQLLALGLNGLLNAVWIPRWGWRGAASATLLSEVALVLALLLLIRQQLRFPEGGQPSSN encoded by the coding sequence GTGGATAGAGCAGAACAACAACGGCTACGCCAGGCTGCCTGGCTGATGGTGGGCAATGGCCTGCGCCTGGGGTTGTCCGGGGCCTATTTCATCCTGCTGGCGCGGCTGTTGGGGCCGGAAGCTTTTGGAGTGTTCTCCGCGATTTTGGCCTGCAGCAACCTAGCTGCCCCCTTTGGCTACTGGGGCCAATCGGAATTGCTGATCCAGCGCCTAAGCAACCGGAGATCTGCCGCGGCTGCCCCGGAGATCAGTCCCAGCCTGTGGCTGGCCGGACTGGGCTGCGGCGGGATGGCGCTGCTGTTGGCGCCCCTCCTGAGCCTCTGGCTGGCGGAGACTTCTCCCCTGCTGGTAGGGATCCTGCTGGCCAGCGACCTGCTGTTTATCGCCATTCCTGAGGTGTACCGAGGGATCCTGATTGGGCAAGAGCAAGTTGCCGGCGTGGCCCTCATCGACACCGGCATGGCGCTGGGGCGATTGGGGGCTGTGCTGCTGGCGGTGGCCTTGGGCTGGGGATCCCTAACCCAATGGGCCATTCTCTACGGGCTGATGGTGCTGGCGGTGCTGCTGCTGATGGCGCGGGGGATGGGGCGGTGGAGCAAGCCTTCTCCCCCCCTGGCCTGGAGAGATCTGGGGGAACGGCTGGTGGCGGGCTGGGACTTTGCCGTGGGGCTGGCGGCGGCCAAAACCTTCACCGACCTGGACAAGCTGCTTTTGCCCCGCCTGGCCTCGGCAGCAGCGGGGGGGCTCTACAGCGCTGCCTACCGGGTGATCAACTTTTCGCAAACGCCGATGATCGCTCTGCTCACCAGCCACTTTGCCGAGCTGTGCCGCCAAGGACAGAAAAGCCTGCCGCAGGGCTGCCGCTACGCCTGGCACCTTTCCCCTTGGGTGGCGGGCTACGGCAGTTTGGCCGCCTTGGGGGTGGCATTGGGCTCTTACGGGATCCCTTGGGTGCTGGGGTCGGCTTACCAAGAGACGGCCCTCATCCTGCGCTGGCTTAGCCCGGTGATCTTGCTGGAGGGGATCCACCTGCTGCTGTCTCACCTGCTCACCGGGTCAGGGTTGCAAAAGCCCCGCAGCCGCCTGCAACTGCTGGCTCTGGGGCTCAACGGGCTTTTGAATGCGGTTTGGATCCCGAGGTGGGGTTGGCGAGGGGCGGCTTCGGCCACCTTGCTCTCAGAAGTGGCGCTGGTGCTGGCCTTGCTGCTGCTAATTCGACAGCAATTGCGCTTTCCAGAGGGAGGCCAACCCAGCTCGAACTAG
- the mrdA gene encoding penicillin-binding protein 2 → MAKLYPVSNAARSPHTLAGRDPKALFSPHSRPPAPRRVLPPPPPDGGSPRWLGSASAKTVGQGYRAVVLLLLTSLLLFGGLGSRLAYLQLVRTQYYRQLADTNRIRLLPQPPERGRIVDRNGVLLAGSQLSHSVFLWPLVQSRQGWQETIPKLARSLNMAPEEIAQKLEQAGYRSPFPVRILRNASPQVVTQLEEMSRELPGVMVEAETVRFYPHGDLAAHLLGYTGEIPLEQLRADPSYRLGDIVGLMGVEELFESHLRGQWGGRQVEVDAMGEVLRVLGEQAPRPGNTLQLTLDVRLQQAAEQALGQQKGAVVAMDPRDGSILAMASYPTFDPNLFSSRITQAQWESLQQRDFPFLNRALRPYPPASTYKIVTTAAGIESGAFPPDTVLQTGPYIQVGGWRFWDWNRAGFGRLNYRQAMAYSSDTFFYQIALGTKAAPLQEWSRRFGLGQLTGIGLKGEAAGLVPDAEWKQRHWREPWYVGDTVNMSIGQGFITATPLQMAVVTAAVANGGWRVRPLLSQQVIPESPVPLRQKVGLSPATLEILQQGLRDVVVYGTGGNANLGPGFPPTAGKTGTAEDPPRRSHAWFVGYAPYDRPELVVVVFLENSGGGGGSRAAPIFREVMRAYFQRDS, encoded by the coding sequence ATGGCCAAACTCTACCCCGTCAGCAACGCCGCGCGAAGCCCCCACACCTTGGCAGGACGGGATCCAAAAGCCCTGTTCTCCCCCCATTCCAGACCGCCTGCCCCCCGCCGGGTGCTTCCCCCACCCCCGCCGGACGGCGGTAGCCCTCGTTGGCTGGGATCCGCATCGGCCAAAACGGTGGGGCAGGGCTATCGGGCCGTTGTCTTGCTTTTGCTGACCAGTCTGCTGCTGTTTGGAGGGCTGGGATCCCGCCTGGCCTACCTGCAACTGGTGCGCACCCAGTATTACCGCCAGTTGGCCGATACCAACCGCATTCGTCTCTTGCCCCAGCCGCCGGAACGGGGGCGCATTGTGGATCGCAACGGCGTGTTGTTGGCGGGCAGCCAGCTCTCCCACTCGGTCTTCCTGTGGCCGCTGGTGCAATCGCGGCAGGGCTGGCAGGAGACGATCCCCAAGCTGGCCCGGTCCTTGAACATGGCTCCCGAAGAGATTGCCCAAAAACTGGAGCAGGCGGGCTATCGCTCCCCGTTTCCGGTGCGCATCCTGCGCAACGCCAGCCCCCAGGTGGTCACTCAACTGGAAGAGATGAGCCGCGAGCTGCCGGGGGTGATGGTGGAGGCAGAGACGGTGCGGTTTTATCCCCACGGCGACTTGGCCGCTCATCTGCTGGGCTATACCGGCGAGATCCCCCTAGAGCAACTGCGGGCGGATCCCAGCTATCGCCTGGGGGATATCGTCGGCCTGATGGGCGTGGAGGAATTGTTCGAGAGCCATCTGCGCGGCCAATGGGGCGGGCGCCAGGTGGAGGTAGACGCCATGGGAGAAGTGCTGCGGGTGCTGGGAGAGCAAGCGCCTCGACCGGGCAACACCCTGCAGCTGACTTTGGATGTACGCCTGCAGCAGGCAGCGGAGCAGGCCCTGGGCCAGCAGAAAGGAGCAGTGGTCGCCATGGATCCCCGCGACGGCTCGATCCTGGCCATGGCCAGCTATCCCACCTTTGATCCCAACCTCTTTTCCAGCCGCATCACCCAAGCCCAGTGGGAGAGCCTGCAACAGCGGGACTTCCCCTTCCTCAACCGCGCCCTGCGGCCCTATCCCCCCGCCAGCACCTACAAAATCGTCACCACCGCCGCCGGGATCGAGTCGGGAGCCTTTCCCCCGGATACGGTGCTGCAGACCGGCCCCTACATCCAGGTGGGCGGGTGGAGGTTCTGGGACTGGAACCGGGCCGGTTTCGGGCGGCTGAACTACCGCCAGGCGATGGCCTACAGCAGCGACACCTTCTTCTACCAAATTGCCCTGGGCACCAAGGCCGCCCCCCTGCAAGAATGGTCGCGCCGCTTCGGGCTGGGGCAATTGACCGGGATCGGCCTCAAAGGGGAAGCTGCTGGGCTGGTGCCCGACGCCGAGTGGAAACAGCGCCACTGGCGCGAGCCCTGGTACGTGGGCGATACGGTCAACATGTCCATCGGCCAGGGATTTATCACCGCCACGCCGCTGCAGATGGCGGTGGTAACAGCAGCGGTGGCCAACGGCGGCTGGCGGGTTCGCCCCTTGCTCTCGCAGCAGGTGATCCCGGAAAGCCCCGTGCCCCTGCGGCAGAAGGTGGGTCTTTCCCCCGCCACGCTGGAGATCCTGCAGCAGGGGTTGCGGGATGTGGTGGTCTACGGCACCGGCGGCAACGCCAACCTGGGGCCGGGCTTTCCCCCCACCGCCGGCAAAACCGGCACCGCCGAGGATCCGCCGCGGCGCTCCCACGCCTGGTTTGTCGGCTATGCCCCCTACGACCGGCCCGAATTGGTAGTCGTGGTCTTTCTGGAAAACAGTGGCGGCGGGGGTGGATCCCGGGCCGCCCCGATCTTCCGCGAGGTGATGCGGGCCTACTTCCAACGTGACTCGTGA
- a CDS encoding HU family DNA-binding protein — protein MNKAELVDAVAHRANVTKKEAEAVLTAALEIIVEEVASRDENGEPKGKVTLVGFGSFEARKRKQREGRNPKTNEKMVIPASIVPTFTAGKTFRDAVAGGHKSSGV, from the coding sequence ATGAACAAGGCAGAGCTTGTGGATGCCGTCGCTCATCGCGCCAACGTAACCAAAAAAGAAGCTGAAGCTGTCCTGACGGCGGCGCTGGAGATCATTGTCGAAGAGGTCGCATCCCGCGATGAAAACGGTGAACCCAAAGGAAAGGTGACCCTGGTGGGCTTCGGCTCCTTTGAGGCCCGCAAGCGCAAACAACGGGAAGGTCGCAACCCGAAGACCAACGAGAAGATGGTGATCCCAGCCAGCATTGTCCCGACTTTCACTGCAGGCAAAACTTTCCGCGATGCGGTGGCAGGTGGCCACAAGTCTTCGGGAGTTTGA
- a CDS encoding pyridoxal phosphate-dependent aminotransferase, with protein MRWQVATSLREFDGIPAVRAPQAEFSQRTWALGWTGVQRPQHGGNRAWGAAIAGCPAEAILDFSASLNPLGPPQSVLQALARALSASDPVAISRYPDPDYRELRACLAQRWAVDPEWIFVGNGAAELLTWAARDAQGREVWLPRPAFGDYERALRAAGVTLRGLDLLPSQGSPPLALLQKEIRADKTGRVLWLNNPHNPTGRLFLRQDILPLLPQFEQVVVDEAFMDFLPGDAPQELPPLDASSEVGELPRSQTLIPHLEAHPNTIVIRSLTKFFTLPGLRIGFAVGHPDHWRRWRQWRDPWSVNGLAAVAAAAALADEDFRRRTLAWLPTAREHLLRGLQGLPGWDPWPGQANFVLVRCPGSATQIQEKLLRQHRILVRDCLSFPELGDRYLRIGLRTLPEQEQLLSACREILENS; from the coding sequence ATGCGGTGGCAGGTGGCCACAAGTCTTCGGGAGTTTGACGGGATCCCAGCCGTTCGCGCTCCTCAGGCGGAGTTCTCTCAGCGAACCTGGGCTTTGGGATGGACAGGCGTGCAACGGCCTCAGCATGGTGGCAATCGCGCTTGGGGGGCAGCCATTGCCGGCTGCCCTGCCGAGGCTATTTTGGATTTTTCGGCCAGCCTCAACCCCCTGGGTCCGCCGCAGTCGGTTTTGCAAGCTCTGGCTCGGGCCCTGTCGGCGTCGGATCCAGTTGCGATTAGCCGCTATCCGGATCCCGACTACCGCGAGCTGCGGGCCTGTTTGGCGCAGCGCTGGGCGGTCGATCCGGAGTGGATCTTCGTGGGCAACGGGGCGGCGGAATTGCTCACCTGGGCGGCCCGCGATGCCCAGGGACGGGAGGTTTGGCTGCCCCGGCCGGCTTTTGGGGACTATGAGCGGGCCCTGCGGGCGGCGGGTGTAACCCTCAGGGGTTTGGATCTTTTGCCCTCTCAGGGATCCCCCCCCTTGGCCTTGCTGCAGAAAGAGATCCGGGCGGACAAGACAGGCCGGGTGCTCTGGCTAAACAATCCTCACAACCCGACGGGCCGGCTTTTCCTCCGGCAAGACATCTTGCCCCTTCTGCCCCAGTTCGAGCAGGTGGTGGTGGATGAGGCTTTTATGGACTTTTTGCCAGGAGACGCCCCGCAGGAGCTGCCCCCTCTGGATGCCAGCTCAGAGGTGGGAGAGCTGCCCCGCAGCCAGACTTTGATCCCTCACCTGGAGGCCCACCCCAACACCATCGTCATCCGTTCGCTGACCAAGTTCTTTACCTTGCCCGGCTTGCGCATCGGCTTTGCTGTGGGGCATCCGGATCACTGGCGGCGCTGGCGGCAGTGGCGGGATCCCTGGAGCGTCAACGGATTGGCGGCGGTGGCGGCGGCGGCGGCTCTGGCAGATGAAGACTTTCGCCGGCGCACCCTGGCCTGGCTGCCTACGGCGCGGGAGCATTTGCTGAGAGGTCTACAGGGGCTACCCGGCTGGGATCCCTGGCCCGGCCAAGCCAACTTTGTGCTGGTGCGCTGCCCTGGCTCCGCTACGCAGATTCAAGAAAAGCTGTTGCGGCAGCACCGCATCCTGGTGCGGGATTGCCTGAGCTTTCCAGAGCTGGGGGATCGCTATCTGCGCATTGGCCTAAGAACCCTGCCGGAGCAGGAGCAGTTGCTATCGGCCTGTCGAGAGATCTTGGAAAATAGCTAG